The proteins below are encoded in one region of Juglans microcarpa x Juglans regia isolate MS1-56 chromosome 4D, Jm3101_v1.0, whole genome shotgun sequence:
- the LOC121260510 gene encoding LOW QUALITY PROTEIN: probable glycerol-3-phosphate acyltransferase 3 (The sequence of the model RefSeq protein was modified relative to this genomic sequence to represent the inferred CDS: inserted 1 base in 1 codon; deleted 2 bases in 1 codon) codes for MSKPYFFKTLFLFFYCVLFRKPKYFPAGLLSNNHLNQFQCQKYRTASLALRSDLSSKTLMFSVEGALLKSSSLFPYFMLVAFEAGXLLRAFVLLLLYPFICLVSEETGLRIMVMVCFFGIKKESFRVGSSVLPKFFLEDVGLEIFDQVLRKGVRKVSVSELPLVMIESFLRDYLEIDVVVGSELKVFHGYFVGLMEEKKNIIGLEEILKENKAVGTNIIGIDGLYKVHDHHQLFSQHCKEMYLVDKAEKRSWQNLPREKYPKPLIFHDGRLALLPTPLNALALYVWVPFGFVLSISRLFISLSLPTDVSNPLKLNAFLGMHLTAPTSMPKIPHSLYPNTSKELHKSKGVLYACNHKTLVDPIFLSVILKNRSLRGVSYSISRVSEMLSPIKTVRLTRNRDQDARTIESLLNKGDMVICPEGTTCREAYLLRFSPLFAEVAEEIVPVAIDSYVTMLYGTTAGGLKCLDPFFFLMNPSPSYTVQFLEKVSGSCTYLNGEKSKFDVANHVQGEIGKALGFECTKLTRKDKYMILAGNEGIVCHK; via the exons ATGTCTAAACCCTATTTCTTCAAAAcccttttcttgtttttctattGCGTTCTCTTTAGAAAACCTAAATATTTCCCAGCAGGACTTCTCAGCAACAACCATTTAAACCAGTTTCAATGTCAAAAATATAGGACTGCTTCTCTTGCCCTCAGATCAGACCTCTCGAGCAAAACTTTGATGTTCAGTGTGGAGGGAGCTCTGCTAAAATCATCGTCCCTTTTCCCATATTTCATGCTGGTGGCCTTTGAAGCTG AGCTTTTACGGGCTTTTGTTCTCTTGCTTTTATACCCTTTCATTTGTTTGGTTAGTGAAGAGACGGGCTTGAGGATTATGGTCATGGTTTGTTTCTTTGGGATAAAGAAAGAGAGCTTCAGAGTTGGAAGTTCCGTTTTGCCAAAGTTTTTCTTGGAAGATGTTGGGTTGGAGATCTTTGATCAAGTGCTGAGAAAAGGTGTGAGAAAAGTATCTGTGAGCGAGCTTCCACTAGTCATGATTGAGAGTTTCCTAAGGGATTATCTGGAGATTGATGTTGTTGTTGGGAGCGAGCTAAAGGTATTCCATGGCTATTTTGTGGGACTcatggaggagaagaagaatatAATTGGTTTAGAGGAAATCCTTAAAGAGAATAAAGCTGTAGGTACAAACATAATCGGCATTGATGGACTCTACAAAGTTCATGATCATCACCAACTATTCTCCCAACATTGCAAG GAGATGTATTTGGTTGACAAAGCTGAGAAGAGAAGCTGGCAAAACCTACCAAGAGAAAAATACCCCAAACCACTCATCTTTCACGATGGTAGATTGGCTCTGCTACCAACCCCTCTGAATGCTCTAGCTCTATACGTTTGGGTGCCATTTGGGTTTGTCCTTTCCATTTCCAGGCTTTTTATTAGCTTATCACTGCCCACCGACGTATCCAATCCTCTCAAA CTCAATGCCTTTTTAGGAATGCACCTCACAGCTCCAACGTCAATGCCAAAAATTCCACATTCTCTTTATCCAAACACCAGCAAGGAATTACATAAATCCAAAGGTGTCCTCTACGCTTGCAATCACAAAACTCTCGTGGACCCCATTTTCCTTTCTGTGATCTTAAAAAACCGTTCTCTTAGGGGTGTCTCGTACAGCATAAGCAGGGTTTCAGAGATGTTATCACCCATCAAAACCGTCCGATTAACAAGGAACCGTGATCAAGATGCCAGGACAATTGAGAGTTTGTTGAACAAAGGAGACATGGTTATTTGCCCAGAAGGGACGACCTGTAGAGAAGCGTATCTCTTGAGATTCAGTCCCTTGTTTGCAGAAGTGGCAGAGGAAATAGTCCCCGTTGCAATTGACTCCTATGTTACCATGCTTTATGGCACGACAGCCGGTGGGCTCAAGTGTCTGGACCCGTTTTTCTTCCTCATGAACCCATCACCATCGTACACCGTTCAATTCCTGGAGAAGGTGTCTGGTTCCTGCACTTATCTAAATGGGGAGAAATCGAAGTTCGATGTCGCAAACCACGTGCAAGGTGAGATCGGAAAGGCTCTAGGATTTGAATGCACGAAGCTTACACGAAAAGACAAGTACATGATATTGGCCGGTAACGAGGGGATTGTCTGTCATAAATAG